A stretch of DNA from Granulicella pectinivorans:
AGTTCATCTGCGCGAACTCGAGCTTGCCCGTCTTGGGATCAGCCGAGAGGAAGACCGTCATCTTGACGACTTCCTTCATGTCCAGTCCCTGCGCTTTCAAGAGGCCCTGGATCTTTGCGAACACGCTGGCCGCCTGCGCCTTCGTGTCCCCATAGTCGGCCGGGATTCCCTTGGCGGCATCCGCCGGAGTGACCGGGGAGGGGAGCTGTCCGCTGAGATAGAACGTATCGCCTGCCCATACTCCCGTGGCAATCGGAGACGTCTCCGACTGAATATGCTTTACAGCAACCTGCGCGTTCATCGAACCCGCAACCATCAACGCACCAGCCAACATCATCCTCTTCAGCTTCATCATGCTCTCCTCGTTACGCG
This window harbors:
- a CDS encoding Rid family hydrolase; translation: MMKLKRMMLAGALMVAGSMNAQVAVKHIQSETSPIATGVWAGDTFYLSGQLPSPVTPADAAKGIPADYGDTKAQAASVFAKIQGLLKAQGLDMKEVVKMTVFLSADPKTGKLEFAQMNSEYVKYFGTKEQPNKPARSAVQVAALVAPWAALEIEVIAVKGK